The region CACAATAAGCCACACTGTGAGGTAGAACATCACAAACCCCTTCCAAAGTATTGGTGACAAAAGATTGTAGAACTGCACGGAGAGAAGTAGAGTAAAAACCACATGGTCCTCAATTAGCAGTGCCACAACAACTGACATGATGCAGTCTGATGTCATGTCGTCATGTGTGGACACACGCCCTAACACTTCCTGTCTGTAATCAGAGGTCAGCTCCAAGGCCTATTCAGAGCTTGGTTCACACACTAGCCTGTGCTGCCTGTGCTGCTTCCTTCCTGTGGTTGTAGGCATTGTACACATCTAAAAACATGTCTTTGCAGGTTATGCTGGCGTTCAGTTTGGAACAAATAAGGAAGGAGCCGGCCATCTTGCGGTGGAGGGAGTAGGTCTCCTCTGGTGGAGGGGTGAGGCGGTGGCGCAGCATGACGGGGATGAGGCTCTGAATACGCTGGGTGGTGCTCTGAGTGCCGAAATTAAAAGGCTCGCTCGATGCAAAAGCTTCTCCAAGGATCATGACCGCTTCCACATGAGCCTCCTGAAAGGCCTGTTGGAGGGTTAAAGAGTCTTTGATAAACATGAACGCTAACAGCAACGGTTCAACCTTTctattaagattaagattagaAACTAGGTTTCTTCTGAGTATTTTTCTGAACATATACTTTGCTAAGCAGACTTCAAATGAATAGCAACCCTCCCTATAACTGCTTAGCTTTTCAAGCTAAAGCCTATGATACAGTATTTTCATTTGCAAAGATAATGAGCAAGAAAAAAACCTGAGTGTTTCACACAGTGACTGATTGTGGTTTAATGTACAGGAGCCACATCACATTAGGTCTAAATCAACTGAGTGAGGACCAAGTCTATATTAGGGAATGGTGATAACAATACAATAAGTTTAAGTACTCAACAACATAATTCATTCagagattttattatttattatagaaaaaaaaagatatcacACTCATTTCTAATCAAAATCAATATAATGTATCATCCAAATCAACTGCACATTTtagagtttttctgtttttatattattttagtttttaaagggatgttgttcttttgcaaaaaaaaaagcgtgtTGATTAACTCATGAGTTTTCTATACATGCTTATTGCTGCACTCCAGGTACCTGGGGTCATCTAGTATAGGCCTACGGTCCTACCTATCTCCAGCTCATATTGGGTGTAAGGTGGGATACTGCATTCTGCTAAAACATTAGGTCATTAGGccaagtaaggcataaaataatAAACCACCAAATGGAAAATATTCCCCTTTGTTTAATTAATGAGTGAAAAGTGAACCTAAAGCATGTAAAGTGATATGCCCTCACACAGAGGTATCATCAGATGCTGGGAAGCAGCATCATGGACGTGACTCAAAAGACGTGGACAGAAATATATggtattaaaaatgaatgagaacatcagctgtggctacaatatcTCACCTTGGTCTCAAAGCCTGTCAGAAATTTTAGCTCCTTGGatttggacaaaacagtggctCGATCCCCGACCGAAGCAGCGTAAACcacctgaaaaaaaacaaacacatacacacacaagaaGGATTACATTTATAAAGCACTCCTACGTCAGCCATCACTTGTTTGTGTGAGAGCGTAACTGTTGCAAAATTTAGCCAGACTTCCACATTTAATTATTCAAAGAAATACTGTTGCATAAATCATGATGTCAGCTCTGCTGGTGGGCGTTTACCTGAATGTAATCATCTGTAAAGGATTCTGGGTAACCTCGGCATGCTCCAAAGTCCAAAAGAACAACCTCaggagacaaaaacaaagtattaaaaTCATAGTGCACACATTGGATTCAACTGACGTGACTTTAAAAAGCTTAAATCACCTTCTTGGTCTCAGAGTTGTAAAAGAAGTTTGCCCAGTTTGGGTCGGTTTGCATGAAGCGGAACTCAAACAGCTCCCTGAGACACAGCTGGAGGATGTTGAAACAGATCTggtggagggagggagggagggagagaggtgGTTTATTATCATTTGGTCACTTATTAGACATGATACTAGCATTGGCTACCATTAGGAATTCTATAGTTTAGCCACAGAGTCAGAATCTCTTTTAAAAACGTATGAATGGCTCGAGTGTCAGAGTGGAATTTAATTTAACTCATATGCTCACAGACCCTAATCTTCTACTAAATTatctttaactttattttaaatgtcaGCCTTCTActgtcaaaaatgtaaaaattataaCGTTttccagggttctcaccagtgTTGTTAAGCGTAGGGGCCCCCAACGTTGTCATTTTGATCCCCTATGGAGTGATGACGCCCCCTACGGTGCATTTTCAGCAGCGTAgggggggattttctgttgttttttccttttttttttttttaaatcggtacCGTCATAATCATTGTTGCACACCTCGACataaaagggacttccaggtaTGCATGGGTTGTTTAAATCGTTGTTAAACCTTCTATTTAAAACAGGCAATTTGCTCAGATTCTCCCGTCTTTCCCTGAGGACCCCTGCctccacttagctgcccccgatgctgcctgtgtgcatcctccactTGGTAACCGTAATAACCGTCCAATATAAATGGTgtgcttcaaccagacgtagcgtGTAGCGACACATGAAGCTGCCAATCACGTTTATAACTCGcaacggatcattctacatgcgcaCGTACGGATGTGAATACAGGTTGTTCAGGCTTAAAGAAACATCGGCTTCATTTGGGTCTCACAGGTTCGCTCTGCGTTCTGGGACAGGGTAAAGTCTTTTTACTGCCCAATTAAAGCTCTACTGAGTGCATCCTCCActttgtaacccataatcactAATATAATCATGATATATAAACAGAGTGCTTCATAATGTgcgtgtgggggggggggggacttggGGGAgtgtcttttgaataaaatgttatttcttgccTGTACAGTGTCTGTCAGTATTTGTTAtggaggacctataccaagcatgagtaactaaTTACATTCGTCAcattcaccaattcaacaaataacttttggctttaaaggggacatatcatggttttaaatccttcctttttacatataaatcatacagttgtggtctatataaagcggaactgcaatgcttgggtctgaattcctcattattatagctccacaggccccttttctgatgtgcttctgagagcaacttgttttggtgcggtctcgtTAAATGCAAAttagacacttcataccccgccccctcttcaggtgacactcggttcaactccaccctgctcggccatttttgtagtttgatagaagagatacggctatgtagtggcgcataaactttttattcagaggttatttacaaaatgtcaacaacagaagacttgtccatccagctttacatgttccagccagagtcggacctgcagaaccctaacaagtgagctaacacaagcaccgagctaacgctagcgccaagctaacgtcacgaaatgcatttaatacagtcttttcaaagacaaaaacggcaaaatgaaatcgttaagacttaaattaaatcacgtaggccatatcatcaaggatctaaaacgagcacacagcgctaacatatgaaatctgaagacggtgcaactgctaatgctaacaaaacaatgacagggacgtcttatcatcacactttttagcgttatttacagcttaccgaagtgctctgttcatcgtctttaaagatagaaggaattcaaccctcaatcagacaaagtctttcggcaaatccttctttatactggtggaggttgctgaagcagtcatccttgaagtgcttcacacacacaaaaatgaccttacccacagatgtgggtacatttctataaaaaataaaactcaaccaggcactttgaaaaggttctgatgctgggagacggtgtaatgaagcgtgtgggttactacatccaacaaccgaacattttgatttctcctctcgtaacgtcggcatccttgagcttggactacaaaataaaagcgagaaataaaaatggcggattgcacgaagtgttggacctggagttgatgtactaatttggcagttccgctgcaaatactgtgatgtaattgttcaaaaaacgtaatagagaatagaaaaatcgaaacagattgaaaaatatgagcaaaacagaatataaagatatctacggagcacctgaagagactaatttgattttttctgtacttctaagcactctaaatatataacaaaatgcatttaagggctaaaaaagtggatttagcatatgatccctttaaagtaaggctggaacaaagataaaaaacaataacaatagtcatcaacatcccccgccagattggttctcattataactcacaaccttttcctaaatgtcctaaatctaagaagttagatgtatacataagaaaatatcatCACATCAGTATATAAAACTACTGTCTTAAAagagtttctaagaaaagctgtcccctttgaagataccacAAACAGAGTAAATAAaacggcacaagggcaataactctgaaAATGAAAAGTGCGCAATTACTTTTTCCAAACTCAATTAAGATaatgataccctgaagccacacaccgaatttggttattgtatcttaaacagtttctgagaaaagctttcCCCTTTAACTCAGATGGACAGACGCACAaatggagctcaaacctatattcCTTCCACATTTGTGGTgggggataaaaaaaaacaactttagctttacttcactaaatttggccctcagagttATACAAATCAAAATTTTCTGCGCCGATGGCAGTCACTCCCGCGCCACAcgatccccctatgctgtgaaatattcctggtgagaaccctgatttCATGAGCAGCTGAGGCCTCACTACAGCTTTACTTTTGCACTTATTCAACAAGTCAGTTCACCACTTACTCTATTTCTATTTCCACTACACCTGGGATTATGGGGGAGCTCCCGACTGAATAATTGATAACCAGGGAACAGGATGCTAGTGTAAGCCGATGGCACGTCATTTGTCAAAAGTGAACCCAGCAGCAGcggttttaaatatttaaatcatgCTCTCAACTAGAAGCCGACCTCCATTGGGGGTCACTTGAAGGCACAATAGTAAGTGTCACTGCATGAGCAAGACTGGGTTTGATCCCAGTGTTCCACTTTCGTTCAACAGGTCAAATACAAAGTTTAAATAGTCGCTGTGCAACGATGAAACTCTGTGATAGACTGGTAACCTTTCAAGGGTGTACCACGCCTAATGCCTGAAATCAGTGAAGACAGGAGTTAGTAGACCTGAACAAACTCCTAAAGAAAAACTCAGCCTGTTTAACCCAGTTAAATTAAGAGTTCAGCTTTGATGTTacactctcttttttttttatttattttttttttattttatgatttttcGAAGTTCAACATAgatcaaaacaaagacaaaaaataaataaataaataagtaaataaataaatacagtctgTGGGgtactacaaaataaaactgaGTCCACTTGagccaacattttttaaattgactaACTTTCAATCTCAGATGAAAGGTAATTTTTTCCATCACATAAATTTCCTCCACAATGTCTCTCCATGGATTAAGTGTCGGAGGGTCACTTTTTAACCAGGTTCTTGTTATAGCTTTCTTGCTAGCCATCagcattattttaaacaaatataagtCCTCCTTTTGGACAGCACTCTCCGACAACATGCCGAGATACATGATATGTGATTCCGCCGGTATTTTATATGCAAAAACCTTTTCCATTTCGAGTACAATTTTTTGCCAAAAAGGTTGAATTTTTACACAATTCCAAAATACATGGGAATGATTGGCACTCCAACTGCCACAAAGTCTCCAGCACTGTTGAGGAATTTTCAATTGTTTACTTTTAATGTGTGGAGTGAGGAAGAATCTCATCAAGTTTTTCCATCCAAATTCTCTCCATTGTCTCGAACTGGTTGAAGTGTGCTGTAATAGACATGCAGAATGCCAATCCTCCTCTGACAATTCAATTTTTAATTCCTTTTCCCATTTTTGTCTAACATACCACAAATTATTCTGGGGGGCATTTTGCAGGCATTTATACAGTTTAGAAACAATTTTAGAGGGTAAACATCTATATGCTCCAACCATGATATCTATTATATCACTTTCCTCCTGTGAGATCTGATTTATAAtttctgtattaaaaaaatgtctcaatTGGAAATATCTAAACAAGTCTGTTTTATCAAGATCAAATTCCCTCTGTAGTTTTTCGAAGGGTTTAAATACTTTTCCATCTGTTAGTGTACACATGGCTGTAATTCCTCTGTTAGTCCACTATATAAATGTACTATTCAATTGGCCACTTCTAAattttggactaaatgctggCCACACCAATAATTTACAGTCACCTTTAATTTTACGTTCACTCACTATTTTCCACCAGACTTGTggaattgtttcaataattagATTACCTTGATCACACGGTTTACTAGTTTTATCCCCCAATCTGGTTTGCGGGTGACATATTGAATAGTTCAGCTCAATACGTTTCCATTTGGAATCATATTCTGGTGAACACCATTGAACAATGTTTCTCAACTGGGCAGCTCgaaaatattctttaaaattaGGAAGAGTAAGCCCCCCTCTTTTTTTGTCCAGCTGTCATGTTTTTAATCTTACTCTGGGTTTGGCGCCTTTCCAAATGAATCTACTAACTAATTTGTTCCATTTGACGAATTGTGAGTCTGGTATTTGTATTGGTAGAGACATGAACAGATAAAGTAATCGAGGTAATACCTTCATTTTTATGACCTCTATTCTAGAACTGAGCTCCATAACTAGGGCAGACCATTTTGCCAAATCTTTTTGGATTATGTCATTAATCTTTGAATAATTTACTTCATACAGTGAACTTATTTCTCTTGTCAAGTAAACACCCAGATATTTTACCTTGTCTGAGTCCCATTTCAATTTGTATTTCTGTCTGATTGAGTCTAAGGGGTGATAGTTAAGACAGAGAACTTGAGTCTTTGATATATTTAGTTTATACCCAGATTTTCCTCCAAAGTGTTTTAGGATTTTCATTAATTGGGGGAAAGTAGAATTAGGGTTCTGGAGGTATAATATTATATCATCGGCAAAAAGTCCTATTCGATGCTCCTCCTTGGAAATTGTGACTCCTTTAATGTCAGTACTTTGCCATATATGCTGGGCCAATGGTTCAATAAACAGTGCAAAGAGAGCGGGGCTAAGGCCGCAACCCTGCCTTGTACCTCTGGAAAGTTCAAATCTATCTGTTAAgtcaccatttatttttattcttgccGTTGGCCTGTGGTATAAGGCCTGGATCCaggccctctcttttttttttaaatcctttttgaaacctaccttttttttttcctggtatATTAACCTTCATTTAAGATTagaggtgtcctgatccgacattgatatcggtccgatatcagccagaaaacaaatatcagattttatcggactgcatctaaaatcaccgatataagcactccgataaaatgttccactccagcacttctatccataggtgactgtggttcacacttcAATAAAGTAACTTATtgttactgactattgttctctgtttgaggaacatcacttgatcaagccttttctaacattccacactacaaaataagtaattaaagtatttataattcgtgctgatatcgtatcgaatcaatatcggtatcagccgatacgcaaggctgcaatatcggtatcagatcggaagtgaaaaaattgtatcgggacatccctatttaaGTTTAACACAATTTTAGAACagagattttacatttaaaatgagaagacatctgattttaaaaatgaaactgatcaaGAAGTCTAACACCCAATCATTAAATCAGTTTCTGTGACATTATACTATAGAAAATTCTATACAATTTAGGAGTCATTAGTGACTTATTAGGGCGAAatactgttgttttatttattttattattttatttcctttaaaacaattctaatgtttttttctgatccTGAGATCAAACCAGGCTGAATGAAGCCAACAGATCCAAAGGACTTTAGACACCTCGGTTCTAGAACAAATCCTACAGGATTCTACTGCAGCAGTTTAACATCATCAAGCTGTGGCCATGTCTGGTTTTTCCTTACTTATTATACTTATTATCTTTCCTAATTTTCTTACCAACTGCATGGGATTTACTAAGATTGCTGCACAAATCGGTGAACTGCATTACTTAAATGAGAATTTTGAACACGTTAACTGTTCAAAAGTACTCATTTATGTAGGCTTTGAAGTTATTATGAATGAAAGTGCTGTTATTTGAATGGACTTAAAATGCCATGGTACCAAATACAGCATAGACTACTGTATGAATATTTGgctaaagattttttttttttggcaacacACGTGCAGTGTGCGTTACAATTTACTGCATTACACGATACTTTTTGTTTTCAGAAAGAAGTGATACACAgaaaaatgtcttaaaacacagactcttgtttttcttttgcattCCTTAAATAGCCAGATGCCTGGTTTGTAAGCTTAAAACGTTCAACTATAGCATTAAACATCCGTCGTTTGCGTTGCCTTTTGTTTCCCCTTCAGCCATCTTTGTGTAATGCTGTGAAGTTAAAGTTCAGACCCGCCTCTCAAACGTgctcaataaacacaaacaattagGGCAGGCCATCAGTTCCAGGTTTGATAAATAGCATGCTATGCtatattaatgtgtttttattttatcatcccAATATTTAGCAGGCAACAGTTGATCGGCCCACATCATCAAACACGCTAGATTGATTGTGCGCATTATGTTGTGTGATTGACAGATGAAATCTTGATTCCATGGGGTTAGTACAGCCGTACTCATATAGTGGGGGGCGCGATGCGATGCCGGGGGGTATTATCAAACTACACAAGGCTCAGACATTGATCATTTGTTCCAAACCAATTAAAGGTGTGAACACAGAGTACCTGATTCCTGGTCTCCTGATCCAGATCCACACAGCGGTCCAGAGGGACGCCCTGTATCATTTCCATGGCCAACACTCTACGCCCTGACAGCTCGTCAATAACCTCTGGGACGTGAAAATAATCATCTTCTTCCAACAATGACCTAATCAAACAAGAATGATCCagacaaaaatataaagttaggcacattcttctttttttttttttacaaaaagctaATTTCACTCCTTTGTGCAGCTGCAGGAAGAATGAACTATATTCCCTGTATCATCAATTATTAACCTTATATATGTTATATTGGTTTTTGAGTAGTCAATTATCTGCTAAGTGTCTTTTAAAGGCATCGCAAAGacataaaataagaaaagtaATGCCCTTACTTTGCATTACAAAAACAtagttttaaatgtatattcTGGCTAAAACCCTCATGCTGATAattgacaaaaatcaaaaggggaaaaaagctACATAAAAGAAACTACTGTATAAAGTGACACACGCTTCAGTGTaatatgtattttgtttcttttacaaCACTAAATTAAATACATCAAATGTAATCTATGATGTCAGAAAACAATTCAGATTTCTGATTATACAGGACGCAAAgctattcagaataaaaatgtcCTCAAAGTTAATATTAGCACGAGAAGCCAACAAACTGCACCCACAACCAACTAGTTCTGTATTGGAAAATATTAAGTGTGAAATAGAAGTACCTATTACTTATTATTACTACCTATTTATTTGATCACTCTGAAGAAGTCATTTGCAATCATCCTTTAATAAACCCACCTGAACTTCTTGGCACACTCAGCTTCCCTTTTGTAGTCGCACTCCCATGCCAGCTCCCGCTGAAGAACTTCTAAGCTGCTGTCTGCAAACAGACCTGTggacaaacacatttaaaacctAAAAAACTGCTGAGCGAGGAAATAGCAAGAGAATCGAAACATACTCATCATAATCATCCATAACTGATAAGAAGGCTGCTGGTTAGGTTTGGGTGTGGATCCAACAATCTTGTCAGGTATGGTTTTACAAAACTATTCCTCCCCTAGTGTAACTGGGACATTAGTgtctagggctgcaactaacgactattttaatagtcgactagtcatCGATCACTGAAACAATTAATTGACTATCGGATGACAAATTGTACGATTATTTGCTCTATAATActacaatcttttaaatttggcttgggTCAGATTAcgacaaataaatacaataaataaataaaacaattcccaacttaaagtgtaaacaggttccttacaaacacaaaagaaattgaatacatcaacactagaatctgcttcaataatagcatttacacattGAAAACAAAGCTACAatagctgatattttatggaacatGTTTGTGCATATGGGTTACTCCAttagttattttattatatataatttatctaTTTCCTCttttataatgaaattattttctaaaaaaataaataaaaagcacatgaaaaggaaaaataactccaatagtgtttttaatgtttaatataaaccactgctgctgaatctagtttaTTTTGTATCTGATGAGTTACATCAAGTTATGTTTGGTAAATATCTCACCGATTTCCtttaattaaaccagatcaagcttaatgatttaatcattaatatacTGAGAGTATTACTAATGGGATCttctggtgtaataatcacaatagttacattactgtctaatgggaccagctttgtctgtgaacatgtgaaatataataaaaaatattgcgtttcacaagtcaGGCCGGATGAATAGTGATGATAGTTTTATGCCAAAATGTATTTCACACGacatgtgacatgttagcttttaggCCGTGGCTATAGATACGTTAAACGTATCCGTAGACTGCTACTCTATGGATACGCAGCGGCCCTCATTGGCCaatttaggtcatgtgataggtgcaccacgtgacttaaagttcatttgtattttagctcatatttgtttttagctaccccgctaaccctttcattttagccctatccctaactttaactttattatgtttttgacgatatatctCCCTCTAATCACATCCGTAACATGCATATAGCTCTGAGCACAGATTTATAGATGGTGGGATGAGCCACTGcttatgaaaaaacaatgtttatctCCATCCACAACTTAAAGAAGACGGTGATGATGTAACCTACAATTTTCAGTGACTAGTtctgttttatttcatattagTTTGCAAATGTTATAATCTTGGAGGAACGagattgaacatttttttgaaatgttgaaTCAGTTGTTTATTTTGGAAagagtaaatacagaaaattccACCCTTAagtatgtgtttgtgtatggCTAGGGGAAAAACTAAACCAAATATTAAAGCTGTTACCATCAGGCAGAGCAACACTCATCTTAAGGACCAACATCAGGTTGTTGATGTCACTGCGGATGCTCTCGGCCACTCCAGGGTACTGAGGTGAACAAAGACATACATGCCGGTCAAACACAGACAAAGTGATGCTGAACAGTgtgggtgagtgtgtgtgttgtcttcCCACCTGGATTTTCATGGCGACTTCTCTGCCATCTTTTCGCACAGCGTGATGCACTTGGCCAATGGAGGCTGCAGCAAACGGTTTGTCCTCAaagacagagagtttatctcgCCAGCCTGGGCCAAGATCCTCCTCAAGGACTTTCTACAAAGTGgggaacacacaaaaaagtacaGTACTTATTGAAGACAATATTTGCAGTTTAAAACGTTTTACCCTTCTTTTTCCCAATTACTGAATGATCAATTTCCTCTTTTgaatgattttatgaaataaaattctAAACACCTCTCTAAACAAACAGAACGCCTTATGGTAAACAGATGATGCAGATGTTTTTCTTGCTGTCCCAACAACAGCACCTACTGTAACTTGTACCCTTTCAGAGGAGCAGCCCTGGATATGCAGCATAAAGGTTTGGGATTTACACAAGTAAACAATcctataggtttttttttactcattagAATATGGCAGTCCATTTACACTAACTAAAATGGGAGACTAGTGCGCAGGACCACGAAGACCCTAACGAAAACTGGAGTTATAAAATCCTACAGCAAAAATGGGAAACAATTAGACTTTACACCGATCGGATTGACGTGATCGgttgtaatgtcttaattccacgtaaaaatattgattttggaTCGATTTCATTAACATTCATTTCATTAATATCGTTCCAAAGGTGCTGAAATcgatatttaattctatttaaattttttacatAAACCCTAGTATTCTCACGATAGCAACGCAACGCTGAATGCTTTCAGTGCAAACAATGGCGGACACAGAAGGTGCTCCACTGGGTAAGTCGCCCCAGCTGAAGTCAAAACTTGATAAAAGTCAACCTATTTGGAAGTAAGGAACTGTAGAAATACCACAAATCTCAAAAAGCACTTAATGAGGTACCACTCTGACATGCTAAAGTCCATCTCCAACACGGTGCCTGGGTTTAAACAGAAGAAACTGACGGAATCACTACAACTACATCCCGAGGCTGCGCGTGCCATAAAATAACAAAGGCTATCGCAGCTTTTATTTGCAAAAATGTATGTCCGTACTCAGTGGTAGAAAACGAAGACTTTGAGCGGCTCCtgatgtgtgtggatgtgtgcgcgtcctctgcgtgtgtgttgttccaatattactgcaggtcccacataactaatacctcatttaaatttgaaaattgcttcttggaatcagtcttttgaataaaatgttatttcttgtctatacagtgtctgtgagtatttattagtgcaggacctataccaagcatgacttaataaaataaataaaataaactccaaTTACGTTCATCATGACTAGGAATGTaccatattttatcatttatgatttatcgtcaaaaacattctcaccggtaagaatttttCATCctacgatataaacgataaattcccatgtcggaaattagggccacgggccatttgtccctcaatttagccaagaatgcccctaaaaaACATGTTCCACGGGCtaaaactgcccctgtttgttgtcaatttaATATTCTCTagagcggaacgttgtttacggaagctctgacgttcaccgccaccgcccccttcacacaccgccgtctgtgtgtgaggtgctcgtctcagctacctgaagctgctgtgctgcgatacatcatggaccactacttggttaaaaccagacaaccatccaacaaagtgaactgATTCAAATTCCTCCC is a window of Gouania willdenowi chromosome 13, fGouWil2.1, whole genome shotgun sequence DNA encoding:
- the coq8b gene encoding atypical kinase COQ8B, mitochondrial, giving the protein MMLAEVLQVLRGAGKVGSALVSTQGEQLRLMVCNSSLGAGVKVTQDVVEGVLSTFAVRSNENSSKEDVFPDAEGWETVDPNEAAKWAVGSEVSSEGSSGNEPIGTSAGAASWPGQGARFLHTGPAWNRTYLQNRCVHNTVVARLTPEDMKKAREAKQGGVKPVKQKLSDRAQERKVPATRISRLVNFGGLAVGLGVGAIAEAAKQSLGGKQKGEMSAFLDSPFLSEANAERIVSTLCKVRGAALKIGQMLSIQDNAFINPQLQKIFERVRQSADFMPAWQMTKVLEEDLGPGWRDKLSVFEDKPFAAASIGQVHHAVRKDGREVAMKIQYPGVAESIRSDINNLMLVLKMSVALPDGLFADSSLEVLQRELAWECDYKREAECAKKFRSLLEEDDYFHVPEVIDELSGRRVLAMEMIQGVPLDRCVDLDQETRNQICFNILQLCLRELFEFRFMQTDPNWANFFYNSETKKVVLLDFGACRGYPESFTDDYIQVVYAASVGDRATVLSKSKELKFLTGFETKAFQEAHVEAVMILGEAFASSEPFNFGTQSTTQRIQSLIPVMLRHRLTPPPEETYSLHRKMAGSFLICSKLNASITCKDMFLDVYNAYNHRKEAAQAAQASV